In Xiphias gladius isolate SHS-SW01 ecotype Sanya breed wild chromosome 16, ASM1685928v1, whole genome shotgun sequence, a genomic segment contains:
- the serp2 gene encoding stress-associated endoplasmic reticulum protein 2, with protein sequence MVAKQRIRMANEKHSKNITQRGNVAKTLRPQEEKYPVGPWLLALFVFVVCGSAIFQIIQSIRMGM encoded by the exons ATGGTGGCTAAACAGAGGATCCGCATGGCCAACGAGAAACACAGCAAGAACATCACGCAGAGAGGAAACGTAGCCAAGACGCTG CGACCACAAGAGGAGAAGTATCCCGTGGGCCCCTGGTTGCTTGCcctatttgtatttgttgtgtgtggATCAG CCATATTTCAGATCATTCAGAGCATCCGCATGGGGATGTGA